A genomic segment from Bradyrhizobium diazoefficiens USDA 110 encodes:
- a CDS encoding IclR family transcriptional regulator, whose translation MAKQTEKKPPALKGVSAAERALAVLTAFRRGDGALSLAELAERTGLVKSTILRLALSLQRYRLLARLPDGSYRLDAETLRLGTAYQQAFRLSDHVMPVLEQLAAKTGETTSFYVRNGEERLCLFRVETTNRIRMTVQPGDTRPMDKSAIAQTLRRYESGPPGADDELPLFTSGITDPHAAALAMPVFGIGDSLVGALAISGPVSRLTAARAEQIKGALVEAANRLTLACGGTPPSGAGKSTRKRAASVSA comes from the coding sequence ATGGCAAAGCAGACCGAGAAGAAGCCGCCTGCACTCAAAGGCGTATCGGCAGCCGAACGGGCGTTAGCGGTATTGACGGCATTTCGCCGGGGCGACGGCGCCTTGAGCCTGGCTGAGTTGGCCGAGCGGACCGGTCTGGTGAAGAGTACGATCCTGCGGCTAGCTCTATCGCTGCAACGTTACCGGCTGCTCGCGCGCCTGCCGGACGGTTCTTATCGGCTCGATGCGGAGACCTTGCGTCTGGGGACAGCCTATCAGCAGGCGTTTCGTCTGTCCGATCATGTCATGCCCGTGCTTGAGCAGCTCGCGGCGAAAACCGGCGAGACGACGTCCTTCTATGTTCGAAACGGCGAGGAGAGGCTGTGTCTTTTCAGGGTGGAGACCACCAATCGGATCCGGATGACCGTGCAGCCGGGCGACACCCGTCCCATGGACAAGTCCGCCATTGCCCAAACGCTCCGCCGCTACGAGTCCGGGCCACCTGGGGCGGATGACGAATTGCCGCTGTTCACCTCCGGCATCACGGATCCTCATGCGGCCGCTCTCGCCATGCCCGTATTCGGCATCGGCGACTCCCTGGTCGGGGCGCTGGCTATCTCCGGGCCGGTCAGTCGGCTGACGGCGGCGCGCGCAGAGCAAATCAAGGGGGCGCTGGTCGAGGCTGCAAACAGGCTCACTTTGGCATGCGGGGGAACCCCGCCATCTGGAGCCGGAAAGAGCACCCGCAAACGGGCGGCCAGCGTGTCTGCGTAA
- a CDS encoding LysR family transcriptional regulator, protein MDIEELRTFVEVADAGGVSPAALRLGVSKSIVSRRLLRLESELGVQLLARTTRGAALTEAGVTFRDYAARVCTEIDVAKETILPAGELRGRLRVAVPLSFGSNYFAPMMAEMARRHPQLQIHTCYSDQFVDLIAGGYDCAIRIGYLQDSNLIAKRVGPIYGKFVASPGYVKEHGSPETPEELVAHQALMQGTETWQLMDGDKIITVRPQGRFKADNGTALAAAAAAGLGIAYLPDFLTNELLASGALVSVMTRHPPPPAGAYVIRPPGQHPARKIRVLTELLIEHCNPVSG, encoded by the coding sequence GTGGACATCGAGGAGCTGCGGACATTCGTAGAAGTTGCTGATGCTGGCGGAGTTTCGCCTGCTGCGCTCCGGCTCGGCGTCTCCAAGTCAATCGTCAGCCGACGGCTCTTGCGGCTTGAATCGGAACTTGGTGTCCAGCTTCTTGCACGAACCACCCGCGGCGCCGCTCTAACGGAAGCTGGGGTGACGTTCCGAGACTATGCTGCCAGAGTCTGCACCGAGATCGACGTAGCCAAAGAGACGATCCTGCCTGCCGGCGAGCTTCGTGGACGCTTGCGAGTTGCTGTGCCGCTGTCCTTCGGCTCGAACTACTTCGCCCCCATGATGGCGGAAATGGCGCGACGACACCCTCAGCTCCAAATCCACACCTGCTACAGTGACCAATTCGTCGATCTCATCGCAGGAGGTTATGACTGCGCGATTCGGATTGGCTATCTTCAAGACTCCAATTTGATCGCCAAGCGCGTCGGACCGATCTACGGCAAGTTCGTTGCGAGTCCTGGCTACGTCAAAGAGCACGGGTCGCCTGAGACACCCGAGGAACTCGTCGCCCATCAAGCGCTCATGCAGGGCACCGAAACTTGGCAGCTCATGGACGGCGACAAGATCATCACGGTTCGTCCACAGGGTCGCTTCAAGGCTGACAACGGCACTGCTCTGGCGGCCGCCGCAGCAGCAGGGCTCGGGATTGCCTACCTCCCCGATTTCCTCACCAATGAATTGCTGGCATCGGGTGCGCTTGTTTCCGTCATGACCCGTCATCCACCACCTCCGGCGGGTGCCTATGTCATCCGCCCGCCAGGCCAGCATCCCGCGCGGAAGATCCGGGTCCTCACGGAATTGCTGATCGAGCATTGCAATCCGGTCTCGGGATAA
- a CDS encoding carbohydrate porin produces the protein MLRRFVNTARVCSVGIAFSSLLGGAVHAADFSTKAAPVPYAADDFWTRPYLFGDLGRTKLKEQGIELGLTLGNESVGNVTGGSRNTAANAGQLWFGAKLDMGKLAGIPGGTVGLTLVDRFGKNLNTEADIPALQLTNEVFGRGNILRLTQLYYSQKLFDDRLELKGGRLPVGSDFFFGLCEFINLTFCGGQPGNIQGGYIYNWPVSQWAGVVHYKLAPEFTISVGVYDANPNYLTTSDPAIYFLPGIPASSRASGVMVPVELVWAPSGPLNGTWRLGGWYDSASTIDGGLPGVISTIPGIGGVPDQNLGDQRGRYGVYESILQRLTVDGPGAQGWYTFLNTTVADHRTSYQDYQIALGFRHTGTFSWRPQDEVGFAVGTTHVNSAALSPNAGGNEVPIEVWYGWQATGWLNLKFDAQYVINPGGRGYNAVGVKTDNAVVLGMRTEVHF, from the coding sequence ATGTTGCGCAGGTTTGTAAACACCGCACGAGTGTGCAGTGTGGGGATTGCTTTCTCGTCGCTGCTGGGCGGCGCGGTGCATGCGGCCGATTTTTCGACGAAAGCTGCACCTGTTCCTTATGCTGCCGACGATTTCTGGACGAGACCGTATCTATTCGGCGATCTCGGCAGGACGAAGCTGAAGGAGCAGGGCATCGAGCTGGGCCTGACGCTGGGTAACGAATCTGTCGGCAACGTCACGGGTGGAAGCAGGAACACCGCAGCCAACGCCGGTCAGCTGTGGTTCGGCGCGAAGCTCGATATGGGGAAGCTCGCGGGCATCCCCGGCGGCACGGTCGGTCTGACGCTGGTCGACCGCTTCGGCAAGAATCTGAACACCGAAGCGGACATTCCCGCCTTGCAGCTGACCAACGAGGTGTTTGGCCGCGGCAATATTCTGCGCCTGACACAACTCTACTACTCGCAGAAGCTTTTCGATGACCGCCTCGAACTCAAGGGCGGCCGTCTTCCGGTCGGCTCCGACTTCTTCTTCGGCCTGTGCGAGTTCATCAACCTGACCTTCTGCGGCGGCCAGCCCGGCAACATCCAGGGTGGCTACATCTACAACTGGCCGGTGAGCCAATGGGCCGGTGTTGTCCATTACAAGCTGGCGCCGGAATTCACGATTTCGGTCGGCGTCTACGATGCCAATCCGAATTATCTGACGACGTCAGACCCTGCCATCTACTTCCTGCCGGGCATCCCCGCCTCAAGCCGCGCCAGCGGCGTGATGGTGCCGGTGGAGTTGGTCTGGGCGCCGTCGGGGCCGCTGAACGGGACCTGGAGATTGGGCGGCTGGTATGACAGCGCATCGACCATTGATGGTGGCCTTCCCGGGGTCATCTCAACCATCCCCGGCATTGGAGGCGTCCCGGATCAAAATCTCGGGGATCAACGCGGGCGCTACGGCGTCTACGAGTCCATCCTTCAACGCTTGACCGTCGACGGTCCGGGCGCGCAGGGCTGGTACACTTTCCTCAACACGACCGTTGCCGATCACCGGACGTCGTATCAGGACTACCAGATCGCCCTGGGCTTCCGGCATACCGGAACGTTTAGCTGGCGTCCCCAGGACGAAGTCGGCTTCGCGGTGGGCACGACCCACGTGAACTCGGCTGCCCTCAGCCCCAACGCCGGCGGCAACGAAGTTCCGATCGAAGTCTGGTACGGATGGCAGGCGACCGGCTGGCTGAACCTCAAGTTCGACGCGCAGTATGTGATCAATCCCGGCGGGCGTGGGTATAACGCCGTGGGCGTGAAGACGGACAATGCCGTGGTTCTTGGTATGCGCACCGAGGTCCACTTCTGA
- a CDS encoding RraA family protein, translated as MSAGFRVLPRKRKVGEDVVAGFARLPVANVSDSMSRLTAAGARLRPMHQGGGLAGPALTVKAPPGDNLMVHKAIALAEPGDIIVVDAGGDLTNAIIGEMMLMQMAKRGVAGVVINGAIRDAGHIRGQELPVFAAGVTHRGPYKNGPGEINVPIAIDGMVIEPGDLIIGDDDGLLCVPFDQTGAVFKAATAKFEAEQKQIVNIEAGTHDASWVDRQLRELKCENID; from the coding sequence ATGTCTGCCGGATTTCGAGTTTTGCCGCGGAAACGAAAGGTCGGCGAAGACGTCGTCGCAGGCTTTGCCCGCCTGCCCGTCGCGAATGTGAGCGACAGCATGTCCCGCCTGACGGCAGCCGGCGCCCGGCTTCGTCCCATGCATCAGGGTGGCGGGCTCGCAGGCCCCGCGTTGACAGTGAAGGCACCTCCCGGTGACAATCTGATGGTGCACAAGGCGATCGCGCTCGCCGAGCCCGGCGACATCATCGTGGTCGATGCCGGCGGCGATCTGACCAACGCAATCATCGGCGAGATGATGCTGATGCAAATGGCCAAGCGAGGGGTCGCCGGCGTGGTCATCAACGGCGCGATCCGCGACGCCGGTCATATTCGCGGCCAGGAGCTCCCGGTTTTCGCGGCCGGGGTCACGCACCGCGGCCCCTACAAGAACGGGCCTGGAGAGATCAATGTGCCGATTGCGATCGACGGGATGGTGATCGAACCGGGTGACCTCATCATTGGCGACGACGACGGCCTGCTCTGCGTGCCGTTCGACCAGACGGGCGCGGTGTTCAAGGCCGCAACGGCGAAGTTCGAGGCCGAGCAGAAGCAGATCGTCAACATCGAAGCCGGCACGCACGATGCCTCCTGGGTGGACCGGCAATTGCGCGAGTTGAAGTGCGAAAACATCGACTGA
- a CDS encoding amidohydrolase family protein, giving the protein MSARSKGPQRAITRRGVVMGMLACSTGALAAGAMAAGVEQAVPNSTGSAAPRLDARAGACDCHHHIYDERFPVSPHWRQGFPPGATVADYRLLQQRLGTTRSVVVQPSTYGIDNRCLVDALGQLGASSRGVAVVDTDVKDAELRALADAGVRAIRVNFVSPQTWGTTTPQMLTTLAARVSPLGWHVQILMTGDQVAAHESVIRSLPTRVVIDHLGRIPQPEGVKHPAFAAIRRMLDGGRTWVKVTEPYEDSKLGPPYADSGDVARAYVHAAPERILWGTDWPHPTQRGTKPDDAQLLDLLADWVPDEPTRRRILVENPAELFGF; this is encoded by the coding sequence ATGAGCGCACGCAGCAAAGGACCGCAGCGCGCCATCACGCGACGCGGCGTTGTCATGGGCATGCTGGCTTGCAGCACAGGCGCCTTGGCTGCCGGCGCGATGGCTGCCGGGGTGGAGCAGGCGGTGCCCAACAGCACCGGGTCGGCGGCGCCACGCCTGGACGCGAGGGCGGGCGCGTGTGACTGTCATCATCACATCTATGACGAGCGGTTTCCCGTCTCGCCGCATTGGCGCCAGGGCTTTCCGCCCGGCGCGACGGTCGCCGATTATCGGCTGCTGCAGCAGCGGCTCGGCACCACGAGGAGCGTGGTGGTTCAGCCGTCGACATATGGGATCGACAACCGGTGTCTTGTAGACGCGCTGGGCCAGCTGGGCGCCTCGTCGCGAGGGGTTGCCGTCGTTGACACGGATGTCAAGGATGCGGAGCTGCGGGCGCTTGCCGATGCCGGCGTTCGCGCCATCCGCGTCAATTTCGTTTCTCCGCAGACCTGGGGCACGACGACACCGCAGATGCTGACCACGCTCGCAGCGCGGGTGAGTCCGCTCGGCTGGCACGTGCAGATCCTGATGACGGGCGATCAGGTCGCCGCCCATGAGAGCGTGATCCGGTCGCTTCCTACAAGGGTGGTCATCGACCATCTCGGCCGCATCCCTCAGCCGGAGGGCGTCAAGCATCCGGCATTCGCCGCGATACGCCGCATGCTGGATGGCGGCCGCACCTGGGTGAAAGTGACCGAGCCCTATGAGGACAGCAAGCTCGGGCCGCCCTATGCCGACTCCGGCGACGTTGCGCGTGCCTACGTGCACGCAGCGCCGGAGCGCATCCTGTGGGGCACGGACTGGCCGCATCCCACCCAGCGCGGGACCAAGCCGGATGACGCCCAGCTGCTCGATCTCCTCGCGGACTGGGTGCCGGACGAACCTACGCGCCGGCGCATCCTGGTCGAAAATCCCGCCGAGCTGTTCGGCTTCTAG
- a CDS encoding MFS transporter, translating to MTAARTEIDQIEKVTMRRVILRLVPFLMICYFFALLDRVNVGFAALQMNKDLGLTPAMFGFAASLFFVSYFLVEVPSNLALQKVGARRWIARIMITWGLVTACMAFVVGPYSLYAMRFILGAAEAGFFPGAILYLTYWLPSQYRARILATFTVSIPLATFLGSPLSVGLLELDGALGLRGWQWLFILEGLPTVLLGLACLFVLTDKPAQASWLTLEQREWLTRRMEAEAAARKPVGHLTLWQLATNKHFLVMALVCSGASATGSVLSVWQPQLLKSFGLSNLQTGFVNAIPYGIATVLMVLWGRHSDRTGERRWHTAIPLLFAAGGFAALGMTGTAVAPTIVMVTFCLVGAYAFKGPFWALSASWLSASTLAAGLAGINAISNLIGGGLMVNVVGVVKERTGSFVLGMLPLALLCAVAAACVLVLGRNVARAAEMAAVKP from the coding sequence GTGACGGCCGCCCGAACGGAAATCGACCAGATCGAAAAGGTGACGATGCGCAGGGTTATCCTGCGCCTCGTGCCGTTCCTGATGATCTGCTACTTCTTCGCGTTGCTCGACCGCGTCAACGTCGGCTTCGCAGCGCTACAGATGAACAAGGATCTGGGGCTGACGCCGGCGATGTTCGGCTTCGCCGCCAGCCTGTTCTTCGTCTCCTATTTCCTCGTCGAGGTGCCCAGCAACCTGGCTCTGCAAAAGGTCGGCGCCCGGCGCTGGATCGCGCGCATCATGATCACCTGGGGATTGGTGACCGCGTGCATGGCGTTCGTCGTCGGGCCGTACTCGCTCTATGCGATGCGCTTCATTCTCGGTGCGGCCGAGGCCGGCTTCTTTCCCGGCGCCATCCTCTATCTGACCTATTGGCTGCCGTCGCAGTATCGGGCACGCATCCTGGCGACGTTCACGGTTTCGATTCCGCTCGCCACGTTCCTGGGCTCGCCGCTTTCGGTCGGCCTGCTTGAACTCGACGGCGCGCTCGGTCTGCGCGGCTGGCAGTGGCTGTTCATCCTGGAAGGGCTGCCGACGGTTCTGCTGGGTCTTGCGTGCCTGTTCGTCCTGACCGACAAGCCCGCGCAGGCGTCCTGGCTGACCCTGGAACAGCGGGAATGGCTGACCCGGCGCATGGAGGCGGAGGCCGCCGCGCGCAAGCCGGTCGGGCATCTCACGCTGTGGCAGCTCGCCACCAACAAGCATTTTCTTGTCATGGCCCTGGTCTGCTCCGGCGCCTCCGCCACGGGCAGCGTGCTGTCGGTCTGGCAACCGCAGTTGCTGAAGTCGTTCGGCCTCTCCAACCTGCAGACCGGCTTTGTCAATGCGATCCCGTACGGCATCGCGACCGTGCTCATGGTGCTGTGGGGCCGCCATTCGGACAGGACGGGTGAGCGCCGCTGGCACACGGCGATCCCGCTCTTGTTCGCAGCAGGTGGTTTTGCGGCACTGGGCATGACCGGGACCGCGGTCGCGCCGACCATCGTCATGGTGACGTTCTGCCTGGTCGGTGCATATGCCTTCAAGGGACCGTTCTGGGCACTTTCGGCAAGCTGGCTTTCGGCGAGCACGCTCGCGGCGGGGCTCGCCGGGATCAACGCGATTTCCAACCTGATCGGCGGCGGCCTGATGGTGAACGTCGTCGGAGTCGTCAAGGAGCGGACAGGCAGCTTCGTGCTCGGGATGTTGCCGCTTGCGCTGCTGTGTGCCGTGGCCGCGGCCTGTGTCCTCGTGCTTGGACGCAACGTCGCGCGCGCGGCGGAAATGGCGGCGGTGAAGCCATGA
- a CDS encoding NAD(P)-dependent oxidoreductase — MSEKQQFRLGLVGYGEIGSTLGKGLREAGLQQIFCYDKYAFDGPYADLIQSRAKAAGVTLVKSNKELADTAELIFSVTPGSASLESADAFAPVLDGRHTFLDFASATPKVKYGVAERLARTGATLGDGSIMGTPKHGYSMHMMSSGPAGQRVVDLLVPWGMSIAFAGEKLGTASGIKILRSVLIKGIEALIDETLLAARSYGLDETVLASASKTLTRPFMDTVESLTPSGVIHAKRRTEEVEMAAEAVADAGIEPLMARATAARLRWKDSLGLKEHFKGVVPENYKIAIDAIVARTQAGAKAAE, encoded by the coding sequence ATGAGCGAAAAACAGCAGTTCCGCCTCGGTCTGGTCGGCTATGGCGAGATCGGCAGCACGTTGGGAAAAGGGCTGCGCGAGGCCGGACTGCAGCAGATCTTCTGCTACGACAAATACGCCTTCGACGGTCCATACGCCGACTTGATCCAGAGCCGCGCCAAGGCGGCAGGCGTCACGCTGGTCAAGTCCAACAAGGAATTGGCTGATACCGCGGAGCTGATCTTCAGCGTCACGCCGGGCTCGGCGTCGCTCGAGAGCGCGGATGCGTTTGCACCCGTGCTCGATGGCCGCCACACCTTCCTCGACTTCGCCTCCGCCACTCCGAAGGTGAAGTACGGCGTGGCCGAGCGGCTTGCCAGGACGGGCGCCACGCTCGGTGACGGCTCCATCATGGGGACGCCCAAGCACGGCTATTCGATGCACATGATGTCGAGTGGTCCCGCCGGGCAGCGCGTCGTCGATCTGCTCGTGCCCTGGGGCATGAGCATCGCATTCGCGGGCGAGAAACTCGGAACGGCTTCGGGCATCAAGATCCTTCGCTCCGTCCTGATCAAGGGCATCGAGGCGCTGATCGACGAGACGCTGTTGGCGGCCCGGTCCTACGGTCTGGACGAAACCGTATTGGCCTCGGCGTCGAAGACGCTCACGCGTCCGTTCATGGACACCGTCGAGAGCCTGACGCCCTCCGGCGTCATCCATGCCAAGCGGCGCACCGAAGAGGTCGAGATGGCCGCCGAGGCGGTCGCGGATGCCGGAATCGAGCCGCTGATGGCGCGCGCCACGGCGGCGCGGCTCCGCTGGAAGGACAGCCTGGGTCTGAAGGAGCATTTCAAGGGCGTCGTTCCCGAAAACTACAAGATCGCCATCGATGCGATCGTGGCCAGGACGCAGGCCGGGGCGAAGGCGGCCGAATAA
- a CDS encoding SMP-30/gluconolactonase/LRE family protein: MTFFGPPRRIETSIFTRLPDQFRKPRRTAWADANQGGREIDSFLEGPSFDRQGRLYVTDIPYGRIFRVSAEGAWELVTEYDGWPNGLKIHRDGRMFITDYKRGIMLLDPASGSVTPFLETAASESFKGVNDLIFAPSGDLYFTDQGQTGMHDPTGRVWKLTPDGRLTCLINTIPSPNGIVVDHEESFLLVAVTRANQVWRVPLPASGLTTKVGIFSHLHGGPGGPDGLALDSGGNLLVCHTGFGSVWRLSPLAEPLDRIVSCAGVGTTNLAFGGPERKSLFITESRTGTLLRAELETPGMPLFSHTD; encoded by the coding sequence ATGACGTTCTTCGGCCCACCGCGTCGGATCGAAACCAGCATCTTCACACGGCTTCCGGACCAGTTCCGCAAGCCACGCCGCACCGCCTGGGCGGACGCCAATCAGGGCGGACGTGAGATCGACTCCTTCCTTGAAGGGCCATCCTTCGATCGGCAGGGCCGCCTGTATGTCACCGATATTCCGTATGGACGCATCTTCCGTGTCAGTGCGGAAGGCGCGTGGGAGCTCGTGACCGAGTATGACGGGTGGCCGAACGGGCTGAAGATTCACCGCGACGGCCGCATGTTCATCACCGACTACAAGCGCGGGATCATGCTGCTGGACCCGGCCAGCGGCAGCGTAACGCCGTTTCTGGAGACGGCGGCAAGCGAGAGCTTCAAGGGCGTGAACGATCTCATCTTCGCGCCGTCGGGTGATCTTTACTTCACCGATCAGGGCCAGACCGGGATGCACGATCCCACGGGCCGGGTCTGGAAGCTCACGCCCGATGGCCGGCTCACTTGCCTGATCAACACGATCCCGAGTCCGAACGGCATCGTCGTCGACCACGAGGAGAGCTTTCTGCTGGTGGCCGTGACACGGGCCAACCAGGTCTGGCGCGTGCCACTGCCGGCCAGCGGCCTGACGACGAAGGTCGGCATATTCTCGCACCTGCACGGCGGTCCCGGCGGCCCCGACGGCTTGGCGCTGGACAGCGGCGGCAACCTGCTGGTCTGTCACACCGGCTTCGGCTCCGTGTGGCGGCTGTCACCCCTGGCCGAGCCGCTCGACCGCATCGTTTCCTGCGCGGGCGTGGGCACGACCAATCTTGCGTTCGGTGGACCGGAACGAAAGAGCCTTTTCATTACCGAGAGCCGCACGGGAACACTGCTCCGCGCCGAACTCGAAACGCCGGGCATGCCGCTGTTCTCGCACACCGACTAG
- a CDS encoding amidohydrolase family protein: MAGLTASALPRFATAQEVRWSSGSEKPRFVPPPGATDCHFHTYDKSYPVMKGATLLPEDALPEDYRALQRRIGTTRGVIIQPSTYGTDNRLQIASRQALGPENFRVVAVVPEDISDTDLRRLDEQGVRGVRFNLGFPGALTVDSLKSLAPRLANLGWHCQINMRPKQIEDNADLLASLPGGLVLDHLAQIPQPAGLESTPYKIIRGLLDRGKTWVKLSGPYVSSKQGAPDYADAGAVAAAYVKAAPERMVWGSDWPHPSEKERKPDDAHLLDLFAVWAGGEAVFKRVLVDNPAELYGFPKVVP, translated from the coding sequence TTGGCCGGACTCACTGCATCCGCGCTTCCCCGGTTTGCGACAGCGCAGGAGGTGCGCTGGTCGAGCGGCTCGGAGAAGCCGCGCTTCGTTCCGCCGCCGGGCGCGACCGATTGCCATTTCCACACCTATGACAAGAGCTATCCGGTCATGAAGGGCGCGACGCTGCTGCCCGAGGACGCCTTGCCCGAAGATTATCGCGCCCTGCAGCGCCGGATCGGCACAACGCGGGGCGTCATCATCCAGCCCTCGACTTACGGTACGGACAACCGGCTGCAGATTGCGTCACGACAGGCGCTTGGGCCGGAGAACTTTCGCGTGGTCGCCGTTGTGCCCGAGGACATATCGGATACCGATCTGCGACGGCTCGACGAGCAGGGTGTCCGCGGTGTCCGCTTCAATCTCGGTTTTCCGGGAGCGTTGACGGTGGACTCTCTCAAGTCGCTCGCGCCGAGACTGGCCAATCTCGGTTGGCACTGCCAGATCAACATGCGTCCCAAGCAGATTGAGGACAATGCGGACCTTCTGGCGTCTTTGCCCGGGGGCCTCGTCCTTGACCATTTGGCCCAGATACCGCAGCCGGCTGGCCTGGAGAGCACGCCTTACAAGATCATCCGCGGCTTGCTCGATCGCGGCAAGACCTGGGTGAAGCTGTCGGGTCCCTATGTGTCGAGCAAGCAGGGTGCGCCGGACTACGCTGACGCAGGAGCCGTCGCGGCGGCCTATGTCAAGGCGGCGCCCGAGCGAATGGTCTGGGGCAGCGACTGGCCGCACCCTTCCGAGAAGGAACGCAAGCCTGATGATGCGCACCTGCTCGATCTTTTCGCCGTATGGGCGGGAGGCGAGGCCGTGTTCAAGCGCGTCCTCGTCGACAACCCTGCCGAACTCTACGGTTTTCCCAAGGTCGTGCCATGA
- a CDS encoding MFS transporter, whose product MASVSAASVGAGFTPEQEKILSKLLWRIVPFLLLCYIVAYLDRVNVGIASLTMNRDLGISPYEFGWSAGLFFFGYFLAEVPSNLALQAIGARKWIARILITWGLISAATAFVVGPVSFGVMRFLLGLGEAGFTPGVFLYFTYWFPARVRGTATAAFLLGIPIANIVGAPISSSLLTLDGLAGLHGWQWLLILEGLPATLLGFVCFFTLTDKPEQAKWLSPEERSWLAEVLAAERQAIAAKHSSRLKDAFVNWRVLVCAAVNFCAIIGSVGLGLWMPQIIKGLGFSVVAVGFIAAIPYICGAVTMMLWARLSDRGGERSWFVASALLVGAASLIVCGYATSSALISIVALCGAVIGIMCYQSTFWPIPSSFLTGSAAAGGLAMIVSIGNLGGFVGPYLIGMIRQSTDSFSWALISVAAFLTLAAILIRVVGASLQRPGGATDRHTSPIASLSKGI is encoded by the coding sequence ATGGCAAGTGTCTCTGCCGCGTCGGTCGGCGCCGGCTTCACACCCGAGCAGGAGAAAATCCTCTCGAAGTTGCTGTGGCGGATCGTGCCGTTCCTGCTGCTCTGCTACATCGTCGCTTATCTCGATCGGGTGAACGTCGGCATCGCCAGCCTGACGATGAACCGCGATCTCGGCATCTCGCCTTATGAATTCGGCTGGAGCGCGGGGCTGTTCTTCTTCGGCTATTTCCTCGCAGAAGTGCCGAGCAACCTTGCCTTGCAGGCGATCGGTGCTCGCAAGTGGATCGCCCGCATCCTGATCACCTGGGGCCTGATCTCGGCCGCAACGGCATTCGTGGTCGGTCCCGTCAGCTTCGGCGTCATGCGCTTCCTGCTCGGCCTCGGCGAAGCCGGCTTCACGCCGGGCGTATTCCTCTATTTCACATACTGGTTTCCGGCGCGCGTCCGGGGCACGGCGACTGCGGCGTTCCTGCTCGGCATTCCGATCGCGAACATCGTGGGCGCCCCGATCTCGAGTTCACTGCTGACGCTCGACGGCTTGGCCGGCTTGCATGGTTGGCAGTGGCTTCTGATCCTGGAAGGCCTGCCGGCGACGCTCCTTGGCTTCGTGTGCTTCTTCACGCTCACCGACAAGCCCGAGCAGGCCAAGTGGCTGAGCCCCGAGGAGCGGAGCTGGCTCGCGGAGGTGCTGGCGGCGGAGCGTCAGGCCATCGCCGCCAAGCACTCATCGCGGCTCAAGGACGCCTTCGTCAATTGGCGGGTCCTTGTCTGCGCCGCCGTCAACTTCTGCGCCATCATCGGCTCCGTCGGGCTTGGCCTGTGGATGCCGCAAATCATCAAGGGCCTCGGCTTCAGTGTCGTTGCCGTCGGCTTTATCGCGGCAATTCCCTACATCTGCGGCGCCGTCACGATGATGCTGTGGGCTCGCCTGTCGGACAGGGGCGGGGAACGAAGCTGGTTCGTGGCATCCGCGCTGCTCGTGGGCGCAGCGTCACTGATTGTCTGCGGCTATGCAACATCGTCCGCGCTGATCTCGATCGTCGCGCTCTGCGGCGCCGTGATCGGGATCATGTGTTACCAGTCCACTTTCTGGCCGATCCCGTCGAGCTTCCTCACCGGCAGCGCTGCCGCCGGCGGCCTCGCGATGATCGTCTCGATCGGCAATCTCGGCGGCTTCGTCGGTCCCTATCTCATCGGCATGATCCGGCAGTCGACCGACAGCTTCTCATGGGCCCTGATCTCGGTGGCCGCATTTCTCACCTTGGCCGCCATCCTGATCCGCGTGGTTGGTGCCAGTCTCCAGCGACCGGGCGGGGCGACTGACCGCCACACCAGCCCGATCGCAAGCCTCTCGAAAGGAATCTGA
- a CDS encoding hydrolase: MKLRNGLASLLRPEDSVLVLIDHQPYQLANVNSHEPQMVINNTAALAKAAKAFGVPTILTSVIAERGGLLFPQITEVFPGQEVIDRTFINTWQDKKVVDAVKATSRKQLIIAGLWTEICVAMPTIQALGEGWDVTVVTDASGAVSVEAHEVAIQRMITAGANMMTWLAVAAEWQRDWARADQAVKLTEVILQHAGGSGIAFLWEQQLLNTPVPKRAG, translated from the coding sequence ATGAAACTTCGTAACGGCCTTGCTTCGCTTCTTCGTCCCGAAGACTCAGTGCTCGTCCTGATCGACCACCAGCCCTACCAGCTTGCGAACGTGAACAGCCACGAACCGCAGATGGTGATCAACAACACGGCAGCTCTCGCGAAGGCGGCAAAGGCCTTCGGTGTCCCCACGATCCTGACGAGCGTGATTGCCGAGCGGGGTGGCCTGCTCTTCCCCCAGATCACCGAAGTGTTCCCCGGACAGGAGGTGATCGACCGGACGTTCATCAACACCTGGCAGGATAAGAAGGTGGTGGACGCGGTCAAGGCCACGAGCCGCAAGCAGCTGATCATCGCCGGTCTGTGGACCGAGATATGCGTCGCGATGCCGACGATCCAGGCCCTCGGCGAAGGCTGGGACGTCACTGTGGTCACAGATGCGTCCGGCGCCGTTTCGGTCGAGGCCCACGAGGTCGCCATCCAGCGCATGATTACGGCTGGCGCCAACATGATGACTTGGCTGGCTGTGGCGGCCGAATGGCAGCGCGACTGGGCCAGGGCCGATCAAGCCGTCAAGCTGACGGAGGTGATCCTGCAGCATGCCGGCGGGAGCGGCATCGCGTTCCTGTGGGAGCAGCAGCTGCTCAACACTCCGGTACCGAAACGCGCGGGCTGA